ATTTATCCTtatagggtacttttttttatctctctctcctctatttcggcaacaaaaaaaaactgaaagaaTCTCTGCAATGCCACAAATACTGAAAAGAATCTCTGCAATGTCATtgtacttgaatctatcctTATAGGATACTTTTTTTCATATgcgtacttttttttatatctctctcctctatttcgacaatgccattgccacaaaccaGATGAGATAAGGAGTTGAAGTGATTGGTTGATTGactctttgttttattttttttactttctttgctttttttgtttacagcgtgcacgtaagaatctatgtacttttttttttttttacagcgtgcacatcaatcaattttgtttcttctatattgtaaaaatctatgtactttctttgcttttttgggtttacagtgtacacatcaatcatttttttcttcggtattgtaagaatctatataCTTTATTGTTGTTTACAGtatgcacatcaatcatttttttcttctatattgtaagaatctatgtactttctttgcttttttttggtttatagtgTGCACAtgaatcattttttcttttctattgtaagaatctatatactttctttgttttgtttacaaCATGCACatcagtcattttttttattctataagaatctatgtacttttttttgtttttgtttacaacGTGCACTTTAGAATAAGAATCAATGTACGAGAGGCTGTGGAAGAGAGGCTGTGGAgaataagaatctatgtacttcttttttgtctttgacACTTTTACGAGGGTTTGGAAGAGAGGCTGtggagaatgaaaataaaaatgtacacCACAGTAGCCATcatgcaaaggaaaaaagatttcCCATTTATTGAAGTTTGACACCTTTTTTATTCCACCTATTATGCGCCTACAGTTGTGGCTACACATATAGATTCTATGTCGGATTAGGAATGGACAATTATAGTAAATAGATGTATGATTAGATTAATTGGGCACTAAtttcaaatgcgaaaaaataaGTACACATTTCTTGTTTTCACAAAGGTCTTACGGTTAGTAGTATAATGTGCTATGTATACTATCTAGGCATaatattttttgctacaatgatgcataaataatgataatactttaatatatttttaataaacagTCATTTTACATTGTTTAGTGATTGCGACGTTGGGGTacattcaatttttgttgtgttccaCAACATGGAGGATGCCTATTTTCTCGTTGTGGGTACCTTCGTGCTTGCACAAGACTTCTCCCCATGCGCCTCGGCTGTGTTCTAATATCAACCTCTGTTTGATAATTACCACAGTCGTCATCTTCATTATCTGAAGACACCTCCATATCTTGGCTATCTTCTGCATCTTCCCCACTGTTCTCATTTGAGGCATCTTCCTCAGAGTCTGTTACGGAAGCCTCTTCCTCGGAGTTTGGAGCACATGCCCATGTATTTTGTGACGTGCAAAAATCACCAACATGAGGGGGTGGTTGGGAAGGTTGTGGTGTGCAGAAATCATAGTTGTACTGGCTATCTTGGCCATAATTGTATTGCCCAGCATAAGATGGAGGTGGCGATGGGTGATAAGAGGGAGGTGTTGAATTAGGTTGGGGATAATGGTCATAACTAAACAAACCCTCAAATCCTTGTCCTATAGAAGTGGATGATCCAATTTGTTGATATAAATTCATGCAATACTCGTTCACATTAATTGGATTATACTCACTGAAGGTGGTTGGCTCATTACCAGCAAATGTTAATGGCCCAGCTTGGGTAGAGCTGTACATATTGTGTTGTGCGGAGGTGGATGGCCTGGCATCATCATTTCCACATTGTCCACGTTGTGCAGAGGTGGACGAGTGGGTTTCAGTATAGGTTTGCGGCTGTCTTCCTTGGCGCCTTTGTCGTCACCCGAAGGTTGTCACCCTTTCAGTAGGGACGGAGGAAATATTTGCTTCCATTGACAACTTCAGTCGGGTAAGGCCCTCTACTATTGGTGGAAGGACTTGTTGTGCTGTGAGATCATTCCTCTGTTGGTTTGCAACAGCTAAATTTAACATATTATTGACCTCAGTTTGCTGCcgcaaaaaaaggaaaataacatttattagtgcagtattattgaaaaaacgaaaataataatttgttatcaaTATTAGTGCAGTATTTGGATGTGTAAATAACTTGTTATCAATATTAGTGCAGTATTATTGaaaaagctaaaataataaCCTGGTACATATGGGCAGCCGCCTCTGGTGTTGTGAATAGGTGACCATTTTGCTGGTACCATGTTGCGTAGTCCACACTTGAATCAAAATGGTCATCTCCAACTAGAAGTTCAGCTCGCATGTTCCAACGCTGGTAGTATTGGTCATGCTGCATTCTCCAATTGACAGTGGACTTTCCTGTCAACTTTACACAATGCACAGATTTATCCAAATTGTCGGTAGGCCACCTTAGACATCTTTGCAACAACCCAAACTGTTGCATGACTCTTTCTAGGTGGTAATACTCTACAATATGGAAGCACAACAATGGCGCTGTTGTAATCCATATATTTCTTTCTGCAAGACACCATGGATGCATATAGTTATCGTATGGTGTCCAAACAGCCTACAATTCCAATTACAATAACTATGTTATAATCAATCAAGACAATAATATAACTAGTAAATTAACCATTGATGCATTGTGATATATTACCTGTTTATTATTATGTGTATCGTGATTAGAACGGTACGCACGCAAAACATGTGTTGGTGTGTGAGTAAACGTTCTCTTGGTATCCCACCTATACACAATTAATGATTGTCATACAATATTTAGGATTTGGAAGTATCAAGGATTACAAAATTgtatagaaataaaaagtaaatattatacCTGCAACCGTATGGGTCATCGCCATTTAAATTTACTGGATTTATTGGAATTGGGGTCAGATATGGAAGATGCTCCCACGCCCATAATTGTAATATGAAAACAGGACCTGCAATCTCTGTGCTTTTTTTAATAGCAGCAGTACACAGCTCTTTATAAAGATAAGCAAGTGTAGCACTACCCCAGCTATATTCCCCAGCTACACCAAAGTCCTCTAACAGCTTGAGAAAGCAGCAATGCAATCTACTTTGGCTCTTATTTCCAAATAGTAAAGTCAAAACCTGAAACATGTATGCCCTAGCATGCTGTTGGGTTGTTATAGCATTGGCATCCTCTGGTAAGTTTGAGAATGTATCCCTTACCCATGTTATTTTAAGGCCACCAAAATTCAATGCTGTTGCAGGTGGTGTCACCCCAAGTAAATCACGACATTCTGTACTCCAAATCAAATTTATTGGCCCGCACACTGCATTGCCATCAATAGGCAATCCTGTAGAGTTATAGTCATTTCACAATTAGGTAGGTGAAATGTATGGGTACTAGATTGCCATCGCTCTACCAAAGAAGTGATAAGACTCCAATCAATATCTATATGTGGTAGGCGGGTAACACGGTATAATCTACATTGATACAAATATGGGGTGATACGCTCGCCTAACTGCGGGAGGGGTGCAAACGATTGGGGTCGTACTCGTAAGGTGGAAAcctgaaattgaatttttaaaaaaaatatacaatgtTATATTGCtaatgtttaaattattttcatgtaAATTGAATAATTGTAGATATTATTAGGacattaataaatttggatctTGCAACGTACATTGCCTTCCATTGCGTCATTAGAGATGTGATATTGTTGTTGCTCCATTTCAAATATATCCTtcaataaaattgaaagaaactcaaataaaggatttatgaagcaaaatttttaataataataataatagttttagcaaaaataatcataCACACAATAATTAGTATTAACTATAATTGAGATGCTTACCACAATTGTGATGCCAACTAAAAGAGTGAGAATTATAGAGTGatacttgccaaaaaaaaaaaaaaaaaacacacaatcagataaccataaaaaataattcattaatctaaaatttgaataacaagaacaagaacaacaacaacaattatcataatcataggcatacaaataatattaattacaattacaacaatacataatattttacaaGGTATTAgcttttaatatttacaaagcacatgtttatacaataataataaatctgttAATTTCTAGAGCTATAAGTTAataagcaaagcaaaaaaacttacattaaCAAAAAACTTACAATCTTTAGTTGTGGCACACTGAAACAAAGTAAAAGAGTAACTTTGCAACCTGAGGAATTGTGATGAGATGCAATTCTAATTCGCACTTCCCTTATCTTTTATTAccaattgaacaataaaaagacaaaaaagaatcacGAGGAGATTTAGGCGTggcaaaatatattttctacaaagaataaaaatcagatgaGATGAGGAGCAGACAAGAAAGAATCATGTTGGAGATGAGATGAGGAGTAGACAACAAAGAATCACGTTGGAGATTTAGGAGTGGCAAAATATATTTTCTGcagagaataaaaatcagatgaGATGAGGAGTTGAGGTGATTGGTTGATtgaatctttgttttctttggtttactttctttgcttttttttttgtttacagtgTACatgtaagaatctatgtactttctttgtttttttttttgtttacagcgtgcacatcaatcatttttttttcttccatagtgtaagaatatatgtacttttttttttgttttggtttactGTGTgcacatcaataatttttttcttctatattgaaagaatctatgtactttctttgctttttttggtttacagtgtgcacatcaatcattttttcttttctattgtaagaatctgtatactttctttgtttttttgtttacagcgtgcacatcagtcatttttttcttctataagaatctatgtactttttttgtttttttttacagcgtgtactttaaaaaaagatTCAATGTAGCAGATAGTGTACTTGAATTTATCCTTATCTATTTCTAAAAGAATATGACAAACTAAACTGGTTCagtcaaaaaaatattgaaagaataatatgtgtacttttttttatatctctctcctctatttcggcaatgggaacaaattttttttctcctatttcggcaatgccattgtcACAAATCCattccacattttattttttaaagaaatgataggtacacacaatttttacaatattttaacaacaaattttaagtggaggttgttattgttagattaaaaaagtaatatagtgataaattcaaatttgaactaataataattaattatctgtgatttattgtgaaaatattataaaaatattgtgagcgtaacactttttttttttaaattcctcccCAGATTTTGGCAAccacctttttttaaaaaaaaaatttcacctatttcagtaatggcattgccacaattccatTCCATTATTCCCCtccccattttcggcaatgacattgccacaattatcccaaaaaaaatttcatctatttcggcaataccattgccacaattaccaaaaaaaattcgcctaattttttttttcccctcacattttcggcaatcccattgccacaaattttttttcggcaatcccattgccacaattctctttttttttttttttttttttttttttttttcacattttcggcgatcccattgccacaaatttgtttaactaataataactaattacatgtgatttattgtaaaaatgttgtaaacatattgtggacattacacttttttttactctttcagaGATTTCGGAaccacttttgtttttttcctcacattttcggcaatcccattggcacaattctttttttttttttttttttttttttcttttcctcacattttcggcaatcccattgccacaattctcttttttttttttttttttttttatttattttttttttttcctttcctcacattttcggcaatcccattgccacaaattttttttttttttttttttcacattttcggcaatcccattgccacaattactttgccacaattttttttaactcataataactaattacatgtgatttattgtgaaaatgttgacaaaatattgtggacattacacttttttttactctttcagaTATTTCGgaaccacctttttttttttttttttttttttttttttttttttttttttttttcattttcggCATTGCCATggccacaattaccaaaaaaaagaattttctttttctcccctatttcggcaattgCATTACCgcaattgcctttttttttttttttttttctccgaGCACTCCACACTCGGGCACACAGGAGACAGGTTCGGGTAGCAGAACTGGGCAAAGGAATTTCGGTATCcacgttgccgaaattcaacattttctctttcctccttttgcatcttctctctcatacttttggctgaatttcggcaatggtgataccgaaattcagtctctctcctcaaaatccCAAATAAGTTTCAATAGTACCTATAATGCAAATTGATTTCAGATTTTGCAATATTAATCCAAAAGACTCGCGTTCTTCTAGTAGAGGAATTTGTTTCACACAAAGCGGCATTATTTCTTATGTGATGGTACATTATTAACTAGCAGTGGCATAATTCCTCTACTAGAAGAATGAGATGATACATTATTTAATTGAGATGatacattatttaatttttttaaatattgtatcTTTCTCTTcacatacaaaaaaattatccatttttttctttcattcttgaGAAACATAGAAAGGATAAAATGTTTTGTATAAGCTACAGTAGCTTGTATATTTGCATAAGCTCGGTAGCAAAATCCCATTTTGCATAATTGATACATAAACtgatgtgtttttattttttatttatttttttattttatgtgaatGCTATATGAAACTATTTTTACATAGGTATATGAAAGGATAAAGAATTTATTACTTCTACTACAGAGAAATTCATTATAAGTATCTTGACTACTACTTACTCTAATACTTGCTCAtcacaagaaggaaaaaattaatttacaaagAAATCCACTACAATGTGTTTCCTTCACTTCTATATTTGAATACCATCAtagaaataatttaaaaagagaCAATCAAAAGCATTCTACAGTGGGCCTGCATGTCTGGATCATTCATTCCTAAGTTCTTAACAGGGCAACTTCTAACTTGTAGGAATTTCTTATTTTCCCTTCTGCAACTCAAGTGGTAAGTGAAATATCTGCACTTATATGGTATGGCTATCAACACATCGAAAAATGAGATGTTCATAAGAGCACATCTCTTTGCACAGAGCCTTAACTATTCATCTATATAACTAAAATGATTCAACTATTTTGACTCATCTAGCTCAAACTGAAAATATCTGCAAGttcaaaatcatataaataagtttaaaagaaattcaaaaaaaaaaaaaaatggcatatGATGAACCTCTATGAGGTTTCTTATAATTGAAAGTTGAGTAATAATGCATATGTGAAATGACTGTGGTTGCAATTGATATTGGGCTTCttctaaaatttaggaaaaagaagattcattaatataaacaattgtagactaaaaaaaaaaatcaacaaacctGTTATCAAAGCACATGAAAATTTTAGTCAcacttagggtttgtttgggatccgcttattttgctgaaactgaaaactttttgttgaaagtactatagataaaagcTGCGTTTGTTTCGGTAGTAAAAGGAATTcggaaatcattttacaccaTGGGGTGTGTTTGGGAACGGCCGGAAAATTCAGTCaaatggaaaatgatttccaTTGACCGTAAAATATCAAGCCTTTTGGTGTAAAATCAATTCCCCTTCTATTTTACATTCAAACTAATTACACCCATTTTCAACCTACCTGAactgagagaaagagagagagagtgggagagagagagagcttgaacCTAAGACCTGAACCCCACCGCCAATTAAAGCCCGCCGCCACCTGAAGCACGTTGCCGTCGCCCTCTAGATCACACCACCGCCGAGATCACACCCCAACATCGGCACCGCCATCTAGATCGTCACCACCCAAGACCAATCCACCCAAAACCTATACTCATTCTCGACCCAAAGCTCATCGGCGTTTTCGTTCTCGACCCAAAGCTCGTCGGCACCGTCGTTCTCGTTCTCGTTCTCAACCCAAAGGTCATCGATGCCGTCGATCTCGTCGTCTCAATCTCATCGCCCATGACCCATGatcgatctctctctttctcgatctacctctctctttccctcagtTTTCAATCACCCTTTCTTCCTCCCTCTCtcagtttgaccaaattttttagtttaataaattgttttgagcagatttttgtttctttaagtgtatatattgaaattttctgtaataaaatttgtttggatgctgagaaaatggttgagaaaatgtgaaaaatttgtaggaaaatagtatttttagaatgttaccaaacaccgAAAATCGTTTTCCggactattttccattgcataACCAAACACCCggatttcattttccttacGGGAATTCACTTTTCCCTGCATTCATTTTACACTTGGAATTCGATTTACA
This DNA window, taken from Quercus robur chromosome 2, dhQueRobu3.1, whole genome shotgun sequence, encodes the following:
- the LOC126698105 gene encoding serine/threonine-protein phosphatase 7 long form homolog, which produces MEGNVSTLRVRPQSFAPLPQLGERLPIDGNAVCGPINLIWSTECRDLLGVTPPATALNFGGLKITWVRDTFSNLPEDANAITTQQHARAYMFQVLTLLFGNKSQSRLHCCFLKLLEDFGVAGEYSWGSATLAYLYKELCTAAIKKSTEIAGPVFILQLWAWEHLPYLTPIPINPVNLNGDDPYGCRWDTKRTFTHTPTHVLRAYRSNHDTHNNKQAVWTPYDNYMHPWCLAERNIWITTAPLLCFHIVEYYHLERVMQQFGLLQRCLRWPTDNLDKSVHCVKLTGKSTVNWRMQHDQYYQRWNMRAELLVGDDHFDSSVDYATWYQQNGHLFTTPEAAAHMYQQTEVNNMLNLAVANQQRNDLTAQQVLPPIVEGLTRLKLSMEANISSVPTERVTTFG